AGGGGCGCACCGATCCGCTCGACGATCGCCGCCCGCAACACCGCATCGGGAACGGCGACCTCCGCCTCCAGGTCGGGACAGGCGCCGTGGGCCGCGACGCGCACCGGAACGGAATCGGTGCGGCTGGGAACGGTGTTCGCGGCGGCTCGGACCCGCGTGGTGCCCTCCGCCAGGCCCGTCACCCGCCCCCAGGCGTCCACGCGAGCGATCGTCGGGTCCTGCGAGGTCCACGTGATCGTCACGTCCGCCGGACTCGTTTCGCCGAACGTCGCGGCCAGGGGCGCCGCGTCCCCGACCACGAGGTCCAGGGCGTCCGGCGTGACGTCGAACCGCGCCGGCACATCCGGCGAGGGGTCGGTGGGGGACGGGCGCACCGGCGCGGCGTCGGTGTCCGACGGGGTCTCCCGATCGACGACGCGGAGCGTCGCGGTCCCCACGTCGCTCGCATCGTCGCCCGCTTCCGCGCGGACGACGCACGTCGCGGGAGCGTCGGGCGCCACGAACGTCGCGCGGCGCTCCGCGGCATCCACCGTCCCGCAGGTCGCACTCCAGCGAACGTCGCCGCCCGGGGCCCCGGACACGTTCGCTCGCAGCCCGAGCACCTCGCCGACCCCGAGCGCGGCGTCCTGTGGAGAGACCGTCACCACGACCGGAGGCCGAATCGTGACCCGAGCCGTCGCGGTCGCATCGGTGGGGCTCGGGGCCGCAACCTGCACGTCGCAGGGGCCCCCGACCTCCGGCGCGACGTAGCGAGCGGTCCGACCCGCCCCCGTCACGTCGCCGCACGTCGCCCGCCACGTCAGGTCGGCCGGGGACACCTGCGCGACCCCGACGACCGCCCACCGGGCGGTGAAGTCGACGACGTCGCCCGGACCGACGACCACCTCGGCGGGCGCCACGGCGAGGGTGCCGGGGAACGCCCGCACTGCGAGCGTCGTCGTCGCAGCCCGGGCGGGGTCGGCCGCGCTCGCGGCCCGAACCGTGCAGGTCGCTTCCGTTTCGGGCGCGCGGTAGGTGCCCACCCCCGCCTCCGCGTCGACCGTGCCGCACGATGCGCTCCAGACGACGCCCGCCTCCGGGGCCCCGTCGACCGTCGCCCGGACCCGCACGTCGCCCCCGGTCGGGACCGATGCACTGCGGGGGACCATGGCGACGTCGATCGTCGCTCCTTCGGGGAGCACGGTCACGACGAGATCCGCCCGTGCGTCGCCGCCCGCCGTCGCGACGACGCGACACCGCTCCGGCGCGTCCGGCGCAACGTACGTCGTGGTCGTCCCGCGGGCCGGCCCCTCGAACCGTCCGCACGTCGTGGTCCAGACGACCGCCCCCGGTTCGACGCCGCGCACGTCGGCCGTCAGGCGCGTCGACGTCCCGACGTTCAGGGACGTCGCGGACGCCGGGAGCGCGACCTCCGTATCGGGCCCGGGGTTC
The Trueperaceae bacterium DNA segment above includes these coding regions:
- a CDS encoding Ig-like domain-containing protein, producing the protein MTTRRRFARPIAFALALAIVLVACRAPDAVPPGGANPGPDTEVALPASATSLNVGTSTRLTADVRGVEPGAVVWTTTCGRFEGPARGTTTTYVAPDAPERCRVVATAGGDARADLVVTVLPEGATIDVAMVPRSASVPTGGDVRVRATVDGAPEAGVVWSASCGTVDAEAGVGTYRAPETEATCTVRAASAADPARAATTTLAVRAFPGTLAVAPAEVVVGPGDVVDFTARWAVVGVAQVSPADLTWRATCGDVTGAGRTARYVAPEVGGPCDVQVAAPSPTDATATARVTIRPPVVVTVSPQDAALGVGEVLGLRANVSGAPGGDVRWSATCGTVDAAERRATFVAPDAPATCVVRAEAGDDASDVGTATLRVVDRETPSDTDAAPVRPSPTDPSPDVPARFDVTPDALDLVVGDAAPLAATFGETSPADVTITWTSQDPTIARVDAWGRVTGLAEGTTRVRAAANTVPSRTDSVPVRVAAHGACPDLEAEVAVPDAVLRAAIVERIGAPLTCARMLTLQHLSVWSQDVGDLSGLEAARNLERLVVGFTDVTDLGPVASLTDLRFLRLTAAPVSDLSPLRGLERLEELDVGQTSVTDLSPLAGAERLRVFKAFRAPVADLSPLAGATSLERLDLHLTRVHDLTPLANATALRRASFTFTDVADVGPLANAVDLTYLDLTGTRVTDLRPLAGLTRLETLEVGASDVEDVSMLGGLTNLTRLHLGSSEVADVSVVANFVDLEMLQLAYTDVADVTPLSSLRNLEYLGLNNTPRLRNVRPLARLDRVERLYLGGSAVTDLSGLEGMTSVQRLHLDLIPELRDVTPLAAMPSLTNVGLSGTGVVNLAPLVEGPGLGEGDYVNLSNTPLDTSEGSPAALAIERLERRGVHVSY